One Chloroherpetonaceae bacterium DNA segment encodes these proteins:
- a CDS encoding 2Fe-2S iron-sulfur cluster-binding protein translates to MPLRLILARENDSEECFLPLGLSGESIQSLAAKAKKTLGGLCGGIGRCTTCKVEILSGASAISRLSREEKEFRNRGLLLDNERLACQSCVENGTQEIVVKYLF, encoded by the coding sequence AAAATGACTCAGAAGAGTGTTTTCTTCCACTCGGGTTAAGCGGGGAAAGCATTCAAAGTCTTGCTGCCAAAGCCAAGAAAACTTTAGGCGGTCTTTGCGGCGGTATCGGTCGATGCACCACATGTAAGGTAGAAATCCTTTCAGGCGCAAGCGCGATTTCTCGGCTATCAAGAGAAGAGAAAGAGTTCAGAAATCGCGGATTGTTATTGGACAATGAACGTCTTGCCTGCCAAAGCTGTGTCGAAAATGGCACACAAGAAATTGTCGTAAAATATCTGTTCTAA
- a CDS encoding Fe-Mn family superoxide dismutase, protein MPYTAKKFTLTGLEGISDKQLDSHYKLYEGYVTNCNKVNDQLLALAKEGKGGTPEYNEQKRRFGWEFDGMRLHEFYFSNLKANGGELSATSPLYAKLVETWGSYDVWKADFVNTGLVRGIGWAALYMDNLTGHLFNVWVAEHEGNHPAGATLLLIMDVWEHAYVGDYLPTERKKYEEAFMKNINWAIVEKRFSQVKVGDVAVFE, encoded by the coding sequence ATGCCATACACAGCAAAAAAATTTACGCTTACCGGCCTTGAGGGCATCTCCGATAAGCAACTTGATAGCCACTACAAATTGTATGAAGGCTATGTCACCAATTGCAATAAAGTCAACGACCAACTGCTCGCTCTCGCCAAAGAAGGCAAAGGCGGCACACCCGAATACAACGAGCAGAAGCGCCGCTTCGGCTGGGAATTTGACGGCATGCGTCTTCATGAATTCTATTTCTCCAATCTCAAAGCCAATGGCGGTGAACTTTCCGCCACGAGCCCGCTTTATGCAAAGCTTGTTGAAACTTGGGGCAGCTACGATGTTTGGAAAGCCGATTTCGTGAACACCGGTCTTGTGAGAGGCATTGGATGGGCGGCACTTTATATGGATAATCTCACCGGACATCTTTTCAATGTTTGGGTGGCCGAGCACGAAGGTAATCATCCCGCCGGCGCTACACTTCTTCTCATTATGGATGTTTGGGAACATGCCTATGTAGGTGACTATCTTCCCACAGAACGCAAAAAGTATGAAGAAGCCTTTATGAAGAATATCAACTGGGCAATTGTTGAAAAGCGCTTCTCGCAAGTGAAAGTCGGCGATGTCGCTGTATTTGAATAG
- a CDS encoding nucleotidyltransferase domain-containing protein, translating to MNVIFPKHLEEISSICKAHQVKHLDLFGSSVSQSANNPHDIDFAVSFDDSLIEGYTKNFFSLESSLQKLFNLPVDLIDYTTIKNPILKNSIDAFRVTLYDISSNIKITF from the coding sequence ATGAACGTAATCTTTCCAAAGCATTTAGAAGAAATTTCATCTATATGCAAGGCGCATCAAGTTAAACATTTAGATCTTTTTGGATCAAGTGTTTCACAGTCTGCAAACAATCCGCATGACATAGATTTTGCAGTTAGTTTTGATGATTCTTTGATTGAAGGATATACTAAAAACTTTTTTTCGCTTGAATCGTCGCTTCAAAAATTGTTTAATCTCCCGGTTGACTTGATTGATTACACAACCATTAAAAATCCAATTCTAAAAAATTCCATTGACGCCTTTCGGGTTACTCTCTATGATATATCCTCAAACATTAAAATAACTTTTTGA
- a CDS encoding DUF169 domain-containing protein, which yields MIIDSTYHATSETGEKIDTQKFLAVMKQFKLKHNPVAITYCRETPPEGYSPLADVPCSLVHHADIGKKVYINANNHDCKVGLYHLGMLENPPEYITEGIYMTDVQQFYTVDAARSNKHNTINLPQGEFKALAAAPLDQVEDETLIHSIIVICEPQYAMILAGAASTRIGKFPIGELGMSACASIFSMPYLENNSMFVVGDGGGRIHNKLTTGEMFAIIPRDHIKHLFDVADSFKITPGEMRKRIRPSYFVNGVESPVYAAPKVSAPTARV from the coding sequence ATGATCATCGATTCCACATATCATGCCACAAGCGAAACTGGGGAAAAAATTGATACCCAAAAGTTTCTTGCGGTTATGAAGCAATTCAAATTGAAACACAACCCCGTTGCAATCACCTACTGTCGGGAAACACCGCCCGAAGGCTATTCACCACTCGCCGATGTGCCGTGTTCACTCGTGCATCACGCCGATATTGGGAAAAAGGTGTACATCAATGCCAATAACCACGATTGCAAAGTTGGTCTTTATCATCTCGGCATGCTCGAAAACCCGCCTGAATACATTACCGAAGGCATTTATATGACCGATGTTCAGCAGTTTTATACCGTTGATGCCGCCCGCTCGAATAAGCATAACACCATCAATTTGCCGCAAGGCGAATTCAAAGCGCTTGCTGCTGCACCGCTCGATCAGGTAGAGGATGAAACTCTCATTCATTCCATCATTGTCATTTGCGAGCCACAGTATGCAATGATTTTGGCCGGTGCTGCCTCAACACGAATTGGGAAGTTCCCAATTGGTGAACTCGGAATGAGTGCCTGCGCCTCGATTTTCAGTATGCCGTATTTGGAAAACAACAGCATGTTTGTTGTCGGCGATGGTGGCGGAAGAATTCATAATAAACTCACCACCGGCGAAATGTTTGCGATTATCCCGCGCGATCACATCAAGCATCTCTTCGATGTCGCGGATAGCTTTAAGATCACGCCCGGCGAAATGCGCAAGCGAATTCGCCCATCTTATTTTGTAAACGGCGTTGAATCGCCGGTGTATGCCGCACCAAAGGTTAGTGCACCAACCGCGAGGGTGTAA
- a CDS encoding MFS transporter — translation MTQTNEDSSVIRRVITASSVGTLIEWYDFYIFGSLAAIISTQFFPKTNPTAALLSTLATFAAGFVVRPFGALLFGRLGDIVGRKYTFLLTLVLMGGSTFAIGIVPSYESIGFTAPAIVFVLRLLQGLALGGEYGGAATYVAEHSPLAKRGYYTSYIQTTATLGLFISLGVILLVRLNLTAADFNSWGWRIPFVLSVFLVAISIYIRLKMAESPLFAKLKAEGKTSSNPLAESFKKKANLKLVLLALLGATMGQGVVWYTGQFYALSFIQNTCSIEFVQANNVVAIALLVGTPFFIVFGWLSDKVGRKWIMMAGMIIAVLAYRPIYTAMFELANLKAKTEVEDKRMTSIKPALVGADSVITTEVLKTYTDGTTYKEVKKETFPADSAQRASAVAEKKLPPPEVKKETSLGGGNFWMMMFLILVQVIFVTMVYGPIAAFLVELFPTRIRYTSMSLPYHIGNGVFGGLVPLISTRLVEASRPGPGLPPADPLAGLFYPMLIAAVCFVIGVLYLPNKSHENEIE, via the coding sequence ATGACACAAACGAATGAAGATTCATCCGTTATAAGGCGAGTTATTACCGCATCTTCGGTCGGCACGCTTATTGAATGGTATGACTTTTACATCTTTGGTAGCTTGGCTGCCATTATCTCTACCCAATTTTTCCCAAAAACAAATCCAACGGCGGCACTGCTTTCAACGCTCGCAACATTTGCGGCTGGGTTTGTCGTTCGCCCATTTGGCGCACTGCTCTTTGGGCGCTTAGGCGATATCGTTGGACGGAAGTACACATTTTTACTCACATTGGTCTTAATGGGAGGATCCACGTTCGCGATTGGAATCGTTCCAAGTTATGAATCTATCGGGTTCACGGCGCCGGCGATTGTCTTCGTGCTTCGTCTTTTACAAGGGCTTGCTTTAGGTGGCGAATACGGCGGTGCTGCAACTTATGTGGCTGAGCACTCCCCGCTTGCAAAGCGCGGTTATTACACCAGTTACATACAAACCACTGCAACGCTTGGGCTCTTTATTTCGCTCGGTGTGATATTATTGGTTAGGTTGAATCTCACAGCAGCTGATTTCAATTCGTGGGGTTGGCGAATTCCATTTGTGCTCTCCGTGTTTTTGGTTGCGATTTCGATTTATATCCGGCTTAAGATGGCGGAGTCGCCGCTTTTCGCGAAGCTGAAAGCAGAAGGAAAAACATCGAGCAATCCGCTCGCAGAAAGCTTTAAGAAAAAGGCCAATTTGAAACTTGTCCTGCTTGCCCTTTTAGGCGCAACGATGGGTCAGGGCGTTGTGTGGTACACAGGGCAATTTTATGCGCTTTCATTTATTCAAAATACTTGCAGTATTGAATTTGTTCAAGCCAATAATGTGGTCGCAATTGCCTTGTTGGTAGGAACGCCATTCTTTATTGTCTTTGGGTGGCTTTCGGATAAGGTGGGGCGAAAATGGATTATGATGGCTGGGATGATTATTGCCGTGCTTGCCTATCGCCCAATTTATACGGCGATGTTCGAATTGGCAAACCTTAAAGCAAAGACGGAAGTCGAAGATAAACGCATGACTTCGATTAAACCGGCGTTGGTCGGTGCGGATTCCGTTATAACAACGGAAGTATTGAAGACTTACACCGATGGGACGACTTACAAAGAAGTGAAAAAGGAAACTTTTCCTGCTGACAGTGCACAACGCGCTTCGGCTGTAGCGGAAAAGAAATTACCGCCACCTGAAGTGAAAAAAGAAACATCGCTTGGCGGCGGAAATTTTTGGATGATGATGTTTCTCATCTTAGTGCAGGTCATTTTTGTGACGATGGTTTACGGCCCAATTGCAGCCTTCCTTGTCGAACTCTTTCCGACAAGAATTCGGTACACATCAATGTCGCTGCCGTACCATATCGGAAATGGCGTATTTGGGGGACTTGTGCCGCTAATTTCAACGCGGTTGGTTGAAGCCAGCAGACCGGGTCCGGGATTACCACCAGCAGATCCGCTTGCCGGGCTCTTTTACCCAATGCTCATTGCCGCTGTATGCTTTGTGATAGGCGTGCTTTATTTGCCGAATAAGTCTCATGAAAATGAAATTGAATAA
- a CDS encoding universal stress protein, with the protein MFKTILCPTDFSGLSHKALDTAHDMSKRYGAKLMLISVVELDPMMDNSAVPVAELEAETERKIAQLAKKEVDAGYQVEWVVYQGMPEESIIEHAAKHNVDLIIMGSHGRRGLKRLLMGSVAESVVRRAQCPVMVVKEK; encoded by the coding sequence ATGTTTAAAACAATCTTATGCCCTACAGATTTCTCGGGGCTATCACATAAAGCATTGGATACGGCTCATGACATGTCGAAACGGTATGGTGCGAAGTTGATGCTGATAAGTGTCGTGGAACTGGATCCGATGATGGATAATTCGGCAGTGCCCGTGGCAGAGTTGGAAGCTGAAACTGAAAGAAAAATCGCACAGCTTGCCAAAAAGGAAGTTGATGCGGGTTACCAAGTCGAATGGGTCGTCTATCAAGGAATGCCGGAAGAAAGTATTATTGAACACGCCGCAAAACACAATGTGGATTTGATCATTATGGGTTCTCACGGTAGGCGTGGGTTAAAGCGTCTTTTAATGGGAAGTGTTGCAGAATCGGTTGTCCGCCGTGCGCAATGCCCTGTAATGGTCGTTAAAGAAAAGTAA
- a CDS encoding PAS domain-containing protein — protein MPAAVTDITESFTIFSSLPIPVLVTNHEGLTVWINEPFTLLSGYTLDDLYGKKPGKFLQGAFTDKETAQKISTAIRKQQAIEDEILNYTKDQKPYWVRLQIYPFYNEQNEITHYISFSHDITERREMERQLVMLQAKIAKVKIPQGWVTRCAWKNTLVSSDGSYRMIEEWFAHNSEARISHGISPEAAEEQREIWLNRKMQQNIASGSNAAELP, from the coding sequence ATGCCTGCTGCCGTCACTGATATTACCGAATCCTTTACTATTTTTTCATCTCTTCCCATCCCTGTGTTGGTTACAAATCACGAGGGTTTAACGGTTTGGATAAATGAGCCATTTACTTTGCTCAGCGGATACACCCTTGATGATTTGTATGGAAAGAAGCCCGGCAAATTTTTGCAAGGCGCATTTACCGATAAAGAAACTGCGCAAAAAATAAGCACAGCCATTCGCAAACAGCAAGCAATTGAAGATGAAATTTTGAACTATACAAAAGATCAAAAACCGTATTGGGTTAGGCTTCAGATTTATCCTTTCTATAATGAACAGAATGAAATAACCCATTACATTTCCTTTTCACACGATATCACAGAACGGCGAGAGATGGAGCGCCAATTGGTGATGCTTCAAGCGAAGATTGCCAAAGTAAAAATTCCTCAGGGGTGGGTTACGAGGTGCGCTTGGAAGAATACTTTAGTAAGTTCCGACGGCTCCTACCGAATGATTGAAGAATGGTTTGCTCATAATTCAGAAGCAAGAATTTCACACGGGATCTCCCCGGAAGCAGCCGAAGAACAGCGTGAAATATGGTTGAATCGAAAAATGCAACAAAACATAGCCTCAGGCTCTAATGCTGCAGAGCTTCCTTGA
- a CDS encoding cysteine hydrolase family protein, with the protein MRLFFLTLSLILLPHFRFAYAQSSQVPKKALIIIDIQNDYFEGGSSALVNPLKASENAKRILEWFRSERFPVIHIRHLSANPKSKSFNGQSFGSQIHNNVAPKSDSSERVIIKHFPNSFQETSLRAYLNELKVTDLVIVGMMTHMCVEATVRAAKDFGFQNTVIADACATKDLELNGEKIAAETVHKAFLAAMNGYYAKVTSTDEFLPPTRP; encoded by the coding sequence ATGCGTCTTTTCTTTCTTACTCTCTCCTTGATTTTACTCCCTCATTTTCGATTTGCTTATGCACAGTCTTCTCAAGTACCCAAAAAGGCGCTCATCATCATTGATATTCAAAACGATTACTTTGAAGGCGGCAGTTCAGCTTTGGTGAACCCGCTAAAAGCAAGTGAAAATGCAAAACGCATTTTGGAGTGGTTTCGATCTGAGCGATTCCCTGTTATTCATATCCGACACCTTTCTGCCAACCCGAAATCGAAATCTTTTAATGGCCAATCGTTTGGATCACAAATTCACAACAATGTTGCGCCAAAATCCGATAGCAGTGAAAGAGTAATCATTAAGCATTTTCCCAATAGCTTTCAAGAAACCTCACTTCGCGCCTATCTCAATGAATTGAAAGTAACCGATTTAGTTATTGTTGGGATGATGACTCACATGTGTGTGGAAGCCACGGTACGAGCGGCAAAAGATTTTGGGTTTCAGAATACCGTGATTGCAGATGCTTGCGCAACAAAGGATTTAGAACTCAATGGTGAAAAGATTGCGGCAGAAACCGTTCATAAAGCCTTTCTTGCAGCAATGAATGGGTACTATGCGAAAGTAACATCAACAGATGAATTTCTTCCACCCACAAGACCATAA
- the atpG gene encoding ATP synthase F1 subunit gamma, protein MPTLREIRGRIKGVKTTQQLTKAMKLVAAAKLRKSQERALQARPYAKKLRELLTELSQSVDTSRFPLLTERKSVENVLFIVISSDRGLCGSFNSALFKVAHQVIDKEYAAYSAAKKFKMITLGRRASEHFAKGGYPIVEKYAALFTGALKYEMAKAIAETVSRLYINGEVDKVVVIHNEFKNAISPNLRTDILLPLKPAGGKKEQKIDYIFEPDAETIVGGLAPLQLTTEIWRMLLESDAAEQAARMTAMDAATSNAKELLRSLTITYNRARQATITKELIEIVSGANALQES, encoded by the coding sequence ATGCCAACGCTGAGAGAAATCCGAGGGCGGATTAAAGGGGTGAAAACAACCCAACAATTGACCAAAGCGATGAAGCTTGTGGCCGCAGCAAAGCTCAGAAAATCTCAAGAGCGCGCGTTACAAGCGAGGCCTTATGCTAAAAAGCTTCGTGAACTTTTGACTGAATTAAGTCAATCGGTTGATACCTCACGATTTCCACTTTTGACTGAAAGAAAATCAGTTGAAAATGTGCTCTTCATTGTGATTTCTTCGGATCGCGGCTTATGTGGCAGTTTTAACTCGGCATTGTTTAAGGTGGCGCATCAAGTTATTGATAAAGAGTATGCAGCGTATTCGGCTGCCAAAAAATTTAAGATGATAACCTTAGGACGAAGAGCATCGGAGCACTTCGCAAAAGGTGGGTATCCGATTGTTGAGAAATATGCCGCCCTCTTTACCGGTGCATTGAAGTACGAAATGGCAAAAGCAATTGCTGAAACGGTTTCAAGACTTTACATCAATGGGGAAGTGGATAAAGTGGTCGTTATTCACAATGAATTCAAGAATGCGATTTCTCCGAATCTTCGAACAGACATTCTTTTACCATTGAAACCTGCCGGCGGAAAGAAGGAGCAAAAGATTGATTATATCTTTGAGCCCGATGCAGAAACCATTGTTGGCGGTTTAGCGCCGTTACAATTGACAACAGAAATTTGGCGTATGCTTTTGGAATCAGATGCGGCTGAACAAGCAGCACGAATGACCGCGATGGATGCGGCAACCTCCAATGCCAAAGAACTGCTTCGATCACTCACCATTACATACAATCGTGCGCGTCAAGCCACAATCACAAAAGAACTGATTGAAATTGTCAGTGGTGCCAATGCACTTCAGGAATCGTAA
- the atpA gene encoding F0F1 ATP synthase subunit alpha, producing MGTSVKPDEVSAILRKQLSGFDTEADVYDVGTVLQVGDGIARIYGLSQVMAGELIEFKNGVMGMVLNLEEDNVGAVLFGESELIREGDTVKRTKILASIPVGEAMVGRVINSLGQPIDGKGEIKTTVRMPIERRAPGVMFREPVKEPLQTGVKAIDAMIPIGRGQRELIIGDRQTGKTAVALDTIINQKGQGVYCIYVAIGQKGSTVAQVVGTLEKYGAMEYTTVISATASDPAPMQFIAPFAGAALGEFFRDTGRHALVIYDDLSKQAVAYRQVSLLLRRPPGREAYPGDVFYLHSRLLERAAKINRDDKIAQAMNDLPDDIRPMVKGGGSLTALPIIETQAGDVSAYIPTNVISITDGQIYLESNLFNSGIRPAINVGISVSRVGGSAQIKAMKSVAGTLRLDLAQYRNLEAFAKFGADLDKATQQQLTRGSRLVEILKQNQYSPVSVEKQVISIYIGTKGVLDTVPMNYVRTFEQEFIEMLEMRYKDILEIISKSKNLDKETQAKLNDICKEFLSSFNAKHNLN from the coding sequence ATGGGAACATCAGTTAAACCCGACGAAGTATCAGCAATTTTACGTAAACAACTTTCAGGTTTCGATACCGAGGCCGATGTTTATGATGTTGGAACGGTTCTGCAAGTCGGAGACGGAATTGCGCGTATTTATGGACTTTCGCAAGTTATGGCCGGAGAACTTATCGAATTTAAAAACGGCGTAATGGGAATGGTGCTCAATCTTGAAGAGGATAATGTAGGTGCCGTGCTCTTTGGAGAAAGTGAACTGATTCGCGAAGGCGATACCGTTAAACGCACGAAAATTTTGGCATCTATTCCTGTCGGTGAAGCAATGGTTGGTCGTGTCATTAATTCGCTTGGTCAACCGATTGATGGAAAAGGGGAAATCAAAACCACCGTTCGCATGCCGATTGAACGCCGTGCGCCGGGCGTGATGTTCCGCGAACCGGTTAAAGAACCGCTTCAAACGGGTGTTAAAGCCATCGATGCAATGATTCCAATCGGCCGCGGACAACGTGAGTTAATTATTGGCGACCGTCAAACCGGTAAAACCGCCGTTGCGCTCGATACCATTATTAACCAAAAAGGACAAGGGGTTTACTGTATCTATGTGGCCATCGGTCAAAAAGGGTCAACCGTTGCGCAAGTGGTGGGAACGCTTGAAAAGTATGGCGCTATGGAATACACCACCGTCATTTCTGCAACCGCAAGTGACCCCGCTCCAATGCAATTTATCGCACCTTTCGCCGGTGCAGCCTTGGGCGAATTTTTCCGCGATACTGGCCGTCATGCGCTTGTTATCTACGATGATCTATCGAAACAAGCTGTGGCTTATCGCCAAGTTTCTTTGCTCCTGCGCCGTCCGCCGGGACGTGAAGCATATCCCGGAGATGTATTCTATTTGCACTCTCGCTTGTTGGAACGGGCTGCCAAAATCAATCGAGATGATAAAATCGCTCAGGCAATGAACGATCTTCCTGATGACATTCGTCCGATGGTTAAAGGCGGAGGATCGCTGACTGCGCTTCCGATTATTGAAACCCAAGCAGGCGATGTTTCTGCCTACATTCCAACCAATGTGATTTCAATTACCGACGGTCAAATTTATCTGGAGTCCAATCTTTTCAATAGTGGAATTCGCCCTGCAATTAATGTCGGTATCTCGGTCTCGCGTGTTGGTGGTTCAGCACAAATCAAAGCAATGAAATCGGTTGCAGGTACTTTACGTTTAGACCTTGCGCAATACCGCAATCTCGAAGCTTTTGCAAAGTTTGGTGCCGATTTGGATAAGGCCACGCAGCAACAGCTCACACGCGGCTCTCGCCTCGTCGAAATCTTGAAGCAAAATCAATACTCTCCCGTTTCGGTCGAAAAGCAAGTCATATCAATTTACATTGGTACTAAAGGCGTATTAGATACTGTGCCAATGAACTATGTTCGCACTTTTGAGCAAGAATTTATTGAGATGCTTGAAATGCGCTACAAAGACATTTTGGAAATTATTTCTAAGTCAAAAAATCTTGATAAAGAAACACAAGCCAAGCTTAACGACATTTGTAAAGAGTTTTTGAGTTCGTTTAATGCAAAGCACAACCTGAACTAA
- a CDS encoding DegV family protein, with protein sequence MRTAILTDSNCDLPQDLLYQYDIRVIPTKVIVEGKIRYDNYHDFDRTQFYQSLLDGKKSPDLTIEAPSSEEFLQTYRKLCLDYDVILSIHESSKFGDTVKNARQGAVDGSDTFKRLRLLKNIGAPFQIRIIDSKNTSLGLGLLVLRAAELLTQQVSSTKLANELEELADKIFLYLIPNDLGFLRNAKKGVKVGLLGAGLASITDTKPVFAVHRGEIIQIEKKRGFDAAINDAMQQVMKKLSEERSYDKVGITYGGEASLLETIETVTEFRVQLAGMGLGSLLSNLTPQVGIFMGPKSLGLSMIHSDINITSVFSKPT encoded by the coding sequence ATGCGTACCGCGATTCTGACAGATTCAAATTGCGATCTGCCTCAAGATTTACTCTATCAATATGACATTCGTGTCATTCCCACAAAAGTCATTGTGGAAGGTAAAATCCGTTACGACAATTATCACGATTTCGACCGCACCCAATTCTACCAATCTTTGTTAGATGGCAAAAAGTCACCGGACTTAACCATCGAAGCCCCTTCTTCCGAAGAATTTCTCCAGACTTATCGAAAGCTTTGTTTAGACTACGATGTTATTCTCTCCATTCACGAATCCTCTAAATTTGGCGATACTGTGAAGAATGCAAGACAAGGCGCCGTTGATGGATCAGATACTTTCAAGCGGCTTCGGCTTTTGAAAAATATTGGTGCACCGTTTCAGATTCGAATCATTGATTCGAAAAATACTTCCTTGGGGTTAGGACTCTTGGTGCTTCGTGCTGCTGAATTGCTGACTCAGCAAGTTTCTTCAACAAAGCTTGCCAACGAATTGGAAGAACTTGCTGATAAAATTTTTCTCTACCTTATTCCAAATGATTTGGGGTTTCTTCGCAATGCCAAAAAGGGCGTTAAGGTTGGGCTTCTTGGCGCAGGGCTTGCTTCGATTACCGATACGAAACCTGTTTTTGCCGTTCACAGAGGTGAAATTATTCAGATAGAAAAAAAGCGTGGATTTGATGCGGCCATCAACGATGCAATGCAACAAGTGATGAAAAAATTAAGTGAAGAACGCTCTTATGATAAGGTTGGTATTACCTACGGCGGTGAAGCATCGCTTTTGGAAACAATCGAGACCGTCACTGAATTTAGGGTGCAATTGGCCGGAATGGGTTTGGGATCTTTGCTTTCAAATTTGACCCCTCAAGTTGGTATTTTTATGGGCCCGAAGTCTTTGGGGTTATCAATGATTCATAGTGATATCAACATCACTTCTGTTTTTTCAAAACCTACCTGA
- a CDS encoding M20 family metallopeptidase, translating into MSVDLKQEIALESDALFNDVVRLRRDFHQHPELAYEEHRTSAIVAEYLEGLGIETIRGVARTGVVGLLKGTKETNEKPKRVALRADMDALPMPEKTTHAFPSKFENKMHACGHDAHTASLLGAATLLAKHRDDFSGTVQFLFQPAEEVLPGGAKPMLEAGVFDTPPDAVFGQHCIPQIPAGKIGFCPGPMMAGSDELYFKITGTGGHASAPHRSRDPIVAAVQLITSLQTIISRNFPPASPAVLTIASIHGGSATNIIPNEVTMMGTLRTMDESLREMAHERLREMTEFTAKAMGVTAEVEIRRGYPALVNERDATHFAWQAAKDYLGESNAIAAEPIMGAEDFAYFLQRARGTFWQLGVGNESRGIVHNIHSSHFDIDEEALRTGTGLLTYVVRRFLF; encoded by the coding sequence ATGTCGGTTGATTTAAAACAAGAAATTGCATTGGAGTCGGATGCCCTATTTAATGATGTGGTTCGGCTACGGCGTGATTTTCATCAGCATCCTGAACTTGCTTATGAAGAACACCGCACTTCGGCCATTGTCGCAGAATATTTAGAAGGCCTTGGCATTGAGACGATTCGCGGCGTGGCAAGAACCGGTGTGGTGGGACTATTGAAAGGTACTAAAGAGACAAATGAAAAGCCGAAGCGCGTTGCGCTGCGTGCCGATATGGATGCTTTGCCAATGCCTGAAAAAACCACCCACGCATTTCCTTCGAAATTTGAAAACAAAATGCACGCGTGCGGCCACGATGCACACACGGCTTCACTCTTAGGCGCGGCAACGCTTTTGGCCAAACATCGAGATGATTTTTCTGGCACGGTTCAATTCTTATTCCAACCTGCCGAAGAAGTTTTGCCCGGCGGCGCAAAGCCAATGCTCGAGGCGGGCGTTTTTGATACACCGCCCGACGCCGTTTTTGGCCAACATTGCATTCCACAAATCCCCGCAGGGAAAATTGGATTCTGCCCCGGCCCAATGATGGCGGGCTCGGATGAGCTTTATTTTAAAATCACGGGAACCGGCGGACACGCTTCGGCGCCACATCGCTCGCGTGATCCGATTGTTGCGGCCGTTCAACTCATTACTTCGCTCCAAACCATTATCAGCCGCAATTTTCCACCGGCATCGCCTGCGGTACTTACCATTGCTTCGATTCACGGCGGCAGTGCAACCAATATCATTCCCAATGAAGTAACAATGATGGGCACTTTGCGCACAATGGATGAATCTTTACGGGAAATGGCACACGAGCGGCTTCGGGAGATGACCGAATTTACGGCCAAGGCGATGGGTGTTACGGCAGAGGTGGAAATTCGCCGCGGGTATCCGGCACTTGTGAATGAACGAGACGCAACACATTTTGCGTGGCAAGCCGCGAAGGATTACTTGGGTGAATCCAATGCCATAGCCGCTGAACCGATTATGGGAGCCGAAGATTTCGCGTATTTTCTCCAACGCGCCCGCGGAACATTCTGGCAATTGGGTGTAGGCAATGAATCACGCGGAATTGTGCACAATATTCACTCCTCCCACTTCGATATCGACGAAGAAGCCCTTCGCACGGGCACCGGATTGCTTACCTATGTGGTGCGGCGGTTTTTGTTCTGA